The following nucleotide sequence is from Gordonia jinghuaiqii.
CATCTGCCAGATGATGGCGTCGTCGGGCAGCAGAGTGCCGAGGATTCCGGTGTAGACGAAGGTGATCTGCGCGAAGATCAGGCAGAACAAGGCGGTGTACAGGAACAGGAATCGAAAACCGATGCGGTGGAACGCTGTCCACGGTCGAACTGTCCACGGGTCCTCGGCGGCATCGTCGGTGGACTGTGGGTTGTCGGTGGGCAGTGGGGTGGGCGTTTCGGTGGTGGTCATGCTCCAGCCTTCGGTGCGAATTGCCAGGTTTGACCCAACGCTATTGAGGGCCGGGCACCGAGTGCATCGGGGAGAAGACCGAGTGGACCCCCAACTTTCGAGGGATCCCGGTCAGGGTCGGGTCGGGTGTCAACGCACCCCGATCGACCTCGCCGAGGCGCTCGGGTCGGTGAGCAGCCTGCGCAAGATCTCCGATCAGCTCGGCTGAGCCACGCAACCGGTCCCCCACGACAGTCGCCGCGGAACGTCCGGTGTGCAGTGGATCAGGCGATGTCGCGCCGGAACGTCGTGTACCGGCCGATGACGGCGAAGGCGGCGATGTAGACCAGCATCACCACCGCGCCGGCCCACTGCGGGAGCAGGTCGCCACCGCCGTCTCCCATCGAGGCGAAGAAGCTCGACCCGATCAGGGCGTCCGCTGCCGAGCCGGGCAGGAACTTCGACACCGACGACGTGACGTCGAACGACGCCAGGGCGATGCGCGCAATGGGTTCGACGAGCTGGGTGAACGCCAGCAGGATGACAATGGCCGCAACCTGATTGGAGACCACCGCGCCGAAGGCGACACCCATCGCCGTCCACAGCACCATCACCAGCATCGACAGCACGATGACCTCGATGGTCGAGCCGTCGGTCAGGAACGCGCCGTCGCCGAGTCCGGCGAGAACCGGCGCGGCCGTGGCAACCACGGCGAGGGTGCCGAGGATGCCGTACAGCAGGCCCATCGGGATGCCGGCGATCAGCTTGGCCACCAACAGGACTCCGCGCCGTGGCTCCACCAGAAGGCTGGCGGTGATGGTCTTGTGCCGGAATTCACCGGTCACCGCGAGACTGCCGATCACCAGCGCGAAGACGTACCCGATCGGACTGGTGAGCGAGTAGATCGAGCGCGCGAGATCAGCACCGACCAGGGTGGTCGGCTGTTCCACTGAACTGTCGGCGGTCATCGAGAAGGCCAGTGCGGCACCGATGAACCCCAGGTAGGCGATCATCGCGATGAGCAGCACCCACCACATCCTGGTGGAGGTGAACTTGCGGTACTCCGCGATCAGCGCCGCCCTCACCGGCCCTCCTCCCGTGATTCGACGGCGGGGGCCGGGTCGGCCGCCGATGGCCCACCTCCGGGTGCGAGATGGCTGGTCGGTGCATCCGAGGAACTCGTGAGTCGAAGGAACACGGATTCGAGGTCGGCGCCGACGTCGGCGAGCTGATGGAGTTCGAGACCCGCGGCGAAGGCGGCGGCGCCGACGGTCGCGGCGTCGGCGTCGTGGATACGGAATCCGTCATGCGTGTCCTCCAGGCGCCAACCGCGTTCGGTTGCCAGCGCGACGAACGACGCCCGCGCGGGTGTCCGGACCTCGACGGATCGCTCGGCGAGTGCCTCGAAATCGGTCAGCGTCGACGCCCGGACCAGCTTGCCGCTGCCGATCACGACGACATCGTCGACGGTGCTGCGCACTTCGGCGAGCACGTGGCTGGACACCAGTACGGTCCGGCCCTCGTGCGCCAGCGAGCGCAACAGCCCGCGGAGCCAGACGATGCCCTGCGGGTCGAGGCCGTTGGCCGGCTCGTCGAGCAGGATGATCTGCGGGTCGCCGAGCAGTGCGGTGGCCAGTCCGAGCCGTTGACGCATCCCCATCGAGTACCCGCCGACCCGCCGGTCGGCGGCCGGGGTGAGTCCGACGAAGTCCAGCACGTCGCGGCACCGCGACGTCGGCACCCCCACTTGCGGGGCCAGTGCCTTGAGGTGACCGAGCCCGGTGCGCCCGGGGTGGAAGCTCGACGCCTCGAGCGCGGCCCCGACGTGTTGGGCGGGACGTGCGATCCGGCGGAACGGACGATCGCCGATGAGGGCGCGGCCCGCCGACGGTTCGACCAGCCCGAGCAGCATGCGCAGCGTCGTGGTCTTGCCGGAGCCGTTCGGTCCGAGGAAGCCGGTGACGCGACCGGGTGCCACCGTGAACGACAGATCGTCGACCGCGGTCACCGCACCGAAACGCTTGGTCAGTCCTTCGATCGTGATGGCCGGGGCCTGCATCGCCACCTCACAACCAGTCGCGGCGTCGGAACGAGAAGTACAGGGCCACGACCACCACGATGATCAGCAAGATGCTCATGACGAACCCCGAGGTGTTCAGATAGCCGGGGAACGGGACATTTTGGCCGTAGAAGCCGGTGATGGCGGTGGGCACGGCAATGATGGCCGCCCATGCCGTCAACTTCTTCATCACGGTGTTGAGGCGGGCGTCGGCGAGGGTCAGACTGGTCTCGAACACCGTGGTGATCATGTCCCGCAACGATTCTGTCCATTCGGACGCGCGCAGTGCGTGGTCGTAGAGGTCGGAGAAATGCGGGTCGAGCTCGGGT
It contains:
- a CDS encoding ABC transporter permease subunit — its product is MRAALIAEYRKFTSTRMWWVLLIAMIAYLGFIGAALAFSMTADSSVEQPTTLVGADLARSIYSLTSPIGYVFALVIGSLAVTGEFRHKTITASLLVEPRRGVLLVAKLIAGIPMGLLYGILGTLAVVATAAPVLAGLGDGAFLTDGSTIEVIVLSMLVMVLWTAMGVAFGAVVSNQVAAIVILLAFTQLVEPIARIALASFDVTSSVSKFLPGSAADALIGSSFFASMGDGGGDLLPQWAGAVVMLVYIAAFAVIGRYTTFRRDIA
- a CDS encoding ABC transporter ATP-binding protein, whose protein sequence is MQAPAITIEGLTKRFGAVTAVDDLSFTVAPGRVTGFLGPNGSGKTTTLRMLLGLVEPSAGRALIGDRPFRRIARPAQHVGAALEASSFHPGRTGLGHLKALAPQVGVPTSRCRDVLDFVGLTPAADRRVGGYSMGMRQRLGLATALLGDPQIILLDEPANGLDPQGIVWLRGLLRSLAHEGRTVLVSSHVLAEVRSTVDDVVVIGSGKLVRASTLTDFEALAERSVEVRTPARASFVALATERGWRLEDTHDGFRIHDADAATVGAAAFAAGLELHQLADVGADLESVFLRLTSSSDAPTSHLAPGGGPSAADPAPAVESREEGR